The genomic stretch GATAGAGGTTGATAAGCGCAATCACTTCCAGGCGTTTATTGTCATAACGGGATACCCACACCTAACGATTCTTGATAACATTCCGTTACCGATATTTTCTTAGGGTTCATGGACGATGAAAACACCCGCGCTGATTGCTCTGTTGGTACTGATGCCATTGGCGGCCCACGCTGAAATTTATAAATGCGTCGACAACGGCCACACCACCTTTCAGGACTCCCCCTGTGCGGGCGGCAACTCTGAAACGGTGAATACCAACAACCTCACAATTATTTCCGTGCCTGCGGTATCGTCTCGCCCTGCGGCTTCCCTATCCGCAAATGCTCCCGCCTTCCCACGCATTGCTGTGCCGTACAGAAATCAACATCAAACGGCTCTGGAACTTCGTAATAGTCGAGTTAAGACGCGTGCTCGCTACCCGTTGAGACGTGGCTGGTGAAGTGGGAGTATTCATCACTCTTTATTACAAACCGCGCTTGTCATAGCTTTCTATAGCTCCCTATATTTTATTTTGTGCAGACCCCACACGCCTTGCTCGCTGTCCGAGGGGTATAGAGGCATAAAGAAACTCAAGATAGAACTACCGGAAGGACAGTTAACCCACGTATTACGTCACACGTTCGCGAGTCACTTTATGATGAACGGGGGAAACATCCTGGTGCTACAACAGATACTCGGTCATCAGTCGATCACCATGACCATGCGCTATGCGCACTTTGCACCAGACCACCTAGAGGAAGCGGCCAAGCTCAACCCCCTCGCCATGCAGGGATGAAAGCTACCGGGTAAAAGTATCCAACCGTTGGACACTTTATGGACACATACGAAAAAGCCGCCTCGAAAGGCGGCTTCATCATTGTCTCAAATGCTTTGCTTATCAACCACTTAAGTGGTGCCGACACCAGGAGTCGAACCCGGGACCTACTGATTACAAGTCAGTTGCTCTACCAACTGAGCTATGTCGGCGCTTCGCATTTTCTTGAGAACTTGATTGGGTTGCCGTTAGACTAGCCAATCAACAAGAAATCTTGTTGGCAATGGCTGGGGTACCAGGATTCGAACCTGGGAATGCCGATACCAAAAACCGGTGCCTTACCACTTGGCGATACCCCAACGTTGTGGTGGCCAGAGACGGAATCGAACCGCCGACACGGGGATTTTCAATCCCCTGCTCTACCAACTGAGCTATCTGGCCCTTGCCAACGGTGCGTATTAAACCAAAAGCTCCTCTTTTCGTCAACACCTTTGTGAAACTTTCTTTCTAGTCACGTGCTTAGGGCACATCCGGTGTTGAACCAAAAGCGGCAAAGGCCACGCCATTCGTGGCTTTGCGCTGCGTTTCTAGGTTTATGCCTGGCTGGGCGGCACGTACCCTTCGGCTTGGTCGGTGGTTTCGTTATCGAGGAAGCGCTGCATCTGATCCATCAGATAAGCGCGTGCTTCTGGCTCTAACATGTTGAGATGCTTCTCGTTAATTAGGCGGGTTTGTAGCGCCTGCCACTCTTCCCAGGCTTGTTTCGATACCGTGGCCTGAATCTCTTGGCCCTGCTTGCCCGGCAGTGGCGGGAACGGCAGCGCGGGTAGCTCTTGTTGGTACTTACGGCAGAAAACCGTGTTGCTCATGGAATGCTCCTATGGCGTGTGTCTGTGAAGGCCAGCGTGTGCTTAACGGCTAAGGCCCAGGGGTCGGGTCTAGGGTAAATGGTGCCAACTGGCTTAACAGCGATTTGACCGGTGCCGCTAAGCCTAACGCAGGCGGATGATTAACGTCATACCATACGCCGCTTTCGCGAACACCGCTGATTCGTTCGCAGGTAACAGGTTGCGGCGTAATCATCAGCTTAAAGTGGCTGAAGGTGTGGGTGAAGCTGGGCAGCGCAGCGTGGCGCTCGGGGGCTTCGGTGTTGTCTTCTAGCCAGTCGTTGAGTTCACTGTGGCGCTCAAACTGCGGCAGGCTCCATAAACCGCCCCACAGTCCGCTAGGTGGGCGCTGCTCTAGCCACACGCGACCTTGGGGGTCGCGCAGCAACAGCATGATGGTGTCGCGGGTGGGGGTGGCTTTTTTGGGTTTGGATTCCGGGTAGCGCTGCGGCTCGCCTTGGGCGTAGGCGCGGCATACGTCATTGAACGGGCATATCAGACAGTCAGGTTTGCTGCGCTTACACAGCGTCGCGCCGAAATCCATCACCGCTTGGGTGTAATCCGCCAGCCGCGTGGTGGGCGTAAAGTAGTCGGCCAGCGCCCACAGCGAGCGCTCTACCGCGGGCTTGCCCGGCCACCCCGAAACCGCGTGCAGGCGGGTGAGCGAGCGTTTGACGTTGCCATCTAGAATTGCCGCCTGCTGCCCGGTGCTTTGGGCGATGATGGCGCCAGCGGTGGAGCGGCCAATACCGGGTAGCGCCATCAGCGTTTCGACGCTATCGGTGGGTAGCGCGCCGCCATACGCGTCCATGGCGAGCTGAGCCGCTTTGTGCAGGTTGCGAGCACGAGCGTAGTAGCCAAGGCCCGTCCAGTGGTGCAGCACGTCATCCTGGGGCGCGGTGGCCAGGGCTTCCAGCGTGGGGAAGCGGGCCATAAAGCGCTCGAAGTAGGGAATCACTGTAGCCACTTGGGTTTGCTGCAGCATGATTTCAGACACCCACACGCGATAGGCGCTGCGGGGCGACTGCCAGGGCAGGTCGTGGCGGCCATGCTTGTCGAACCAGGTAAGCAGCCGCTGTTGAAACTCTTGCGCCGGTAGGCACGGTGTGGGCATATCGGCCATCGTAATTCCTTAAAACACTCGCTATGAACGACAGCGCCGGCGGTGAGGCCGGCGCGTGCGGTGCGTGTTGCGTTAACGCGGTTAGGCGTTAAGCAGTCTTTGATTAGTTAAACAGGCGACGAATACCGTCACGCAGCTCTTGGCCTGCGCCTTCGCCTAAGCGCTCATCAATACGGTCGATGGATTCATCAATCCGCTCTTCTAGCTCTTCTTCTACACGGCTCCCGGCTTCGTTACGCAGCAGATCAACCACCGATGTTTCAAAGGCGGTGCGGTCGAAACGGCACCACTGGGTTTTGTCATCGCCTACATGGCCTTCACAGCGTACCGGCAGTGGTAGCTGCTGAAGCCGTGGGTTGATCTGGCAAGCGGCATCGGCGGTATCCACCAAGCGGGCGTTGGCTTGGGTGGTGAAGTTAAGGCTGTTGAGGTTGAAATCGCCCTCCCCCTGAACGTCGATCCCCGGCAGGGTAATCAGCAGGTCGTCACTCTCGACGACGCCGTTGCGTACTTGAAACGTCGCGTCGAAACGCTCGAAGCGAGTATCGGGATGCCATTCGCGATCTACCTGCTGACCTTCTAGCTGCGCCACCAGTTCACACATCTCACGGGAGACGTTGGTGCGCAAAATCGCCCCGTCGTTTAGGCGGGCGTTCAGCTCGCCGTTGAGATTGCTGACCAGCACGTCGCGGCGGTTGCCTTGGGTCGTCAGTGCACCCTCCAAGTTGAAGCGACCGCGCAGTGGGGCTTCCTCTTCACTGAAAGTTTCGATCAGCGGTGCCACCTGTACGTTGCTGACGTTAGGCGCAAGCTGCCACTCGAGCACGCTCCCTGTGGCGTCCAGTTGGCCGGTGGCACTCAGTTCTCCTTCATAGAAACGGGACTCGAATGCCGTGAGGCGGTGACGTCCATTCTCGCCGCGCAGCGCAAGCTGGGTATCGTCAAAGGTCAACCCGGCGAGCAGCAGTTGGTCGACGCTCAAATCGCCCTGCAGCGTCAGCGTGCTCAACCAAGCTTGCGGCAGCAGCGCTTCGTCACTTTGGGCAAAGGCTTTACGCAGGAGGCCACGGCTAGCCTGCTGGGCGGTGGCCGGGCCAGGCAGGTAGTGATCCAGGTTCAGCGTATCGCCTTCTAGGTTGAAGGTGAGCTGCGTCCCATCCAGTGCAGCGCTAATATCCCCGGTAAAGGTACTGTCATCGACCACCAGCGAGAGGCGCGGCAGCGCAATGCGCGCCAGGCTGCCCTCGACGGGGCTGGTGAGTGCCACGTCACTGAGTGCCGCTTCGCTAGCCGTGTTGAGTGTGACGCCTGTGCGTGCCATCCAGGGCCGAAGCGTAAACGGGGCAGCGGTGAGTTGCCCACTGTACTGGGGAGCATCGAGCAGTTGTTCGACGTTCAGATGGCCGCTCACACGCAGGCCATCCGGCCCGGTGAGCTGCACATCTTTCAACTGGGCGGTTTGAGCGGCAAAGTCGGTCTCCAGCCCGAACGCCAGCGCCAGCGCGAGGCTACCCTGCCAATTTTCAGGGTGGCGCAGCCCGGCTTCCAGTACACCTTCCGTCACGCTGAGCTGTTGATCCGCCAAACGGGCGACGACTTCAGCCGCTTTCAAGCTGAGTTGCTGCGGCTCGCTGGCATCGCCTTGGCGAGTGTGCGTGGTGAGCTGGGTGTTCTCAAAAATGATTTGCTCATCTTCCAGGCCCAGACGCAGGCGTGTCTCCAGATTGACCTCGCTGGACAGATCTGGCGCGCGCTCCAACATTTCGGCATCCAGCCGGTCATGCTTAGTCAGCGTGAACATGGCTTTTAGCGGGAAGGAGCGTACCGGGTTGACGTTGGTGCCGGAAATATTCAGCGGCTGTACCCGCCAGAGCGCTTGATTCTGCTCGTCACGGTAGCGAATGTCAGCGTCTTTGACTTCGACACTGGCAATGCTAAGCACCACGGACAAGCTGCCCGCATCGGCATTCGGGCCTGCACTGGCCGGAGCCAAGACAGTCTCAGCAGATTCGTTGTTGTGCTCGGAAAGACGCTCCAACAGCGGCTGCCAATTGCCAGCCCCGTCGGCATTTCTTTCAAGGTTCAGGCGCATGCCATCCAGTGTCAGACCATCCACGGCAATTTCGCCGCGTAGCAGCGGCGCGAACGCGACGCTCACTTCCGCACGATTGATGGCGGCAAACGCGGTATCGTCTTGGGACTGCTCGGGCAGCCAGGCACGGGCCTGTTCGACGCTCACGCCGATGCGCGGGTAGAACGACCACGTGATAGGGCCTTCCAGGGCAAGGTTCAGGCCGGTTTGCTCTTCGACCACGGCGGTCAGGCGTGGCTTGAAATCTTCGGGATCCAAAAAGGTGGTGACGTACACCACGGCGGCCACGCCCACAATGGCGAGAATGCCCACTGCCGCCAGCAAAATGCGTAATAGCTGTTTCATTTACCCTTTCCCTTGTGGGTCTAGCTCAACAAACTCACTGGTCGCCGGTAAATCCGGCTCAGAGGACTCATCGGCCATGGGCCGATACCCGAGTTTCGATAGCAACACACGATCCGCTAGTGGCAGTGTCGTCGTGGCAATGCGCAGCACGCGGCCTTCTTGCTTGGCCTGTTCACCCAATAACGCCATTAGACGTGACCCCACACCGCGACGGCGAGTGGTTTTACGCACGCATAGCTCGGAGAGCCACCACGCCCGGTCGTCGGCTGCTTGCACGGCCACTGCGCCTAACAAGCGGTCATTGAAATGCGCGCAGGCAAAAAAGTGCGGCCCGCTCAAATGCTGTTCGATAAAAGGTAAAACCGTGGGGGTGGGCATGCGCTCTTGTGGCGCATCTTCATAGATGCGCACCAGGTCGATGCGCACCTGCTCGTCTGCTTCCCAACGGGCCTGGTCGACATATTGCAGTGTCACCGGCATGGTGAAATCCTCGTTGCCAACGCAGCTAGGCTGCTATGTTTGCGCCGCAAACGGCGGCGACATTCCCCGCATTGTAGCGGATGGGGGCGCCGATTCTCTATAATGGTTGTTTTGGCCGCAGTTGCCGCCCGCCGATTATTCCTCAGAGTGCGCTCCGGCGCAGGAGATGCAACATGTCAGCGCGTATTGCCACGGTAAGCCGTGACACCAACGAAACGCAGATTACGGTCAGCGTCAACCTTGACGGCGAAGGCCGCTTGAACTGCGACACTGGCGTTCCGTTTCTAGACCACATGCTGGATCAAGTGGCTCGGCATGGAATGGTGGACCTCGATATTCATGCCAAAGGTGACCTGCATATCGATGATCACCATACCGTCGAAGACTTGGGCATCACCCTGGGCCAGGCATTCAACGAGGCCATTGGCGATAAGCGCGGCATCTACCGCTACGGCCATGCCTACGTACCGCTGGATGAGGCGCTCTCTCGGGTAGTGATTGATTTCTCCGGCCGCCCCGGCCTTTATATGAATGTCGAGTTCACCCGCGATACCATCGGCCGTATGGATACGCAGCTATTCTGGGAGTTCTTCCAAGGCTTCGTAAATCACGCTCGCGTGACGCTGCATATCGACAACGTGAAAGGCTTTAATGCTCACCATCAGGCCGAAACCATTTTCAAAGCCTTTGGCCGCGCACTGCGCATGGCCGTTGCGGAAGACCCGCGCATGGCTGGGCAAATGCCCTCTACCAAAGGCAGCTTATAATGCCGATCGTTGCGATTAGCGGCGCAGTAGCACGCCTCTCGCCTACGAATCTATCGCCCACGACCTTAAGGAGCGCTTCATGACCATTGCGGTAATCGATTATGGAATGGGCAACCTACACTCTGTGGCTAAGGCGCTTGAGCACGTCACCCATGAGAACGTGATTATCACTCGCGACCCACGGCGTATTCTGGGCGCTACCCGCCTAGTACTGCCCGGCCAGGGTGCGATTCGTGACTGCGTAGGTGAACTTGAGCGTACTGAACTGCGCGGACTGGTGGACGATGTCTTGTCCCGCCAAGCCAAACCGCTGCTGGGCATTTGCGTGGGCCAGCAGATGCTAATGGAGCACAGCGAAGAAAACGGCGGCGTGGACTGCTTGGGCTTTTTCCAAGGCAGCGTTGACCGCTTTCCGGCCAATATGCGCGATGCCCAAGAGCAGCGCCTGAAAGTACCGCACATGGGTTGGAACCTGGTGAATCAACACCACGATCACCCGCTCTGGGCAGGTATCGATAATAATGAGCACTTCTATTTCGTGCACAGCTATTACGTGAATGCCGCCGAAGACGCCCAAGTGTTCGGCACCACCCAGTACGGCAGTGTGAGCGCTCACGTAGCGATTGGCCGCGACGCCACCTTTGCCGTGCAGTTCCACCCGGAAAAAAGCTCCCGTGCGGGCCTGCGCCTGCTGGAAAATTTTGTCACCTGGACGCCCTGAGAGGTTTCACTATGTTGGTAATTCCCGCGATCGATCTCAAAGACGGCCAGTGTGTGCGCTTGAAGCAGGGCCGCATGGACGATGCAACCTCCTACGGCGACGACCCGGTCGCCATGGCCGCGCGCTGGGTAGAAGCCGGCGCGCGCCGTTTGCACCTAGTGGATTTGAACGGTGCCTTTGAAGGCAAGCCGGTGAACGGTGAGGCGGTCACCGCCATTGCCCGCGCTTACCCTAATCTGCCGATCCAAATTGGCGGCGGCATCCGCTCGGCAGAGACCATTGAACACTATTTGAGCGCTGGTGTTTCCTACGTGATCATCGGCACCAAAGCGGTCAAAGAGCCTGAGTTTGTGAGTGAGATGTGCCGCGCCTTCCCCGGCCATATTATTGTTGGCCTGGATGCCAAAGATGGTTACGTCGCCACCGACGGCTGGGCAGAAGTCTCCACCGTCAAAGCTACCGAGCTTGCCAAGCGCTTCGCTAACGATGGTGTTTCCAGCATTGTGTACACCGATATTGCCCGCGATGGCATGATGCAGGGGGTCAACGTGGACGCCACCGCCGAACTGGCTCGTGAAGGTGGCCTGCCAGTGATCGCTTCTGGTGGCGTCACTAATTTGGACGACATTCGTGCACTGTGCGACGTCGCCGACAGCGGTATTCTGGGTGCCATTACCGGCCGTGCCATTTATGAAGGCAGCCTGGACGTGGCTGAAGCCCAGCGTTTGAGCGACCAACTCAGCGGAGGTCACGCATGAGCCTAACCAAGCGGATTATCCCCTGCCTGGACGTTGACGCCGGGCGTGTGGTGAAAGGTGTCAACTTCGTGGGTATACGTGACGCGGGCGACCCGGTAGAGATCGCTCAGCGCTACAACCAGCAGGGTGCCGACGAAATCACCTTTCTCGACATCACCGCCAGCCACGAAGACCGCGCCACCACGGTCGAGATGGTCGAGCGAATTGCCGGTGAGGTGTTCATTCCTTTGACCGTGGGCGGCGGCATCCGTACCTGCGACGATATCCGCACCATGCTGAATGCCGGGGCGGACAAGGTCTCGATCAACACCGCGGCAGTGACGAACCCTGAGTTCGTGCGTGAAGCCGCCGAGCGTTTTGGCAGCCAGTGCATTGTGGTGGCGATTGACGCCAAAAAAGTGTCTAAGGAAGGCGAGCCCGACCGCTGGGAGATTTTCACCCACGGCGGCCGCCGCCCCACCGGTCTGGATGCGGTGGAGTGGGCCAAGAAAATGGTCGAGTTTGGCGCAGGCGAGCTGCTACTCACCAGCATGGATCGCGACGGCACCAAGATTGGTTTTGACTTGGGCGTTACCCACGCTATTTCTGAAGCGGTCAGCGTACCGGTGATCGCTTCCGGCGGCGTCGGCAATTTAGATCACTTGGTCGATGGCGTGCTCAAAGGCGGTGCCGATGCGGTATTGGCCGCGAGTATCTTCCACTTTGGCGAGTACACCATTCCAGAAGCAAAACGCTACATGGCCGAGCGCGGCATCGACATGCGTTTATAAGCCGCGCGGCCTTAGGCTGGGGCGGTTACTCTGCCCCGGCTTCCTAATCCAGTGTTAGCCCCAAATTGCTGATGCCGTTATTGCGCCCAAGCGTGCGAATCTCTTTGAGCGTCGTTTTATTGATCGGACCGCTGACCGCTTCCAGCACCGCGTCTTGGAAGTCGTTTTCGTCTTCCATCAGCGGATGGTCGCGAATGATCAATGCCAATGCTTGAGCATCCACTTCCCCTTCGGTGAGTTCGATGAACGCCCGCACGCCAGCCCGCGAGGTGCGGCTGACATCCAGCACCGCTTCGGGGGATTCGCCTTGCAGCGTATCGAGTAGCGCAGAGATGGACACCACCGCATCCAGCGCCCGACGTGCGCCGAAACTCTCATCGCCCTCTGGCGGTTCGCATTCGGCCAGCTTTTCCGCTTGGCGGGTAAAATCGATGCTGGCGTTGGGTACGCTAAGGCGCTCCCATACCAGGTTCAGCACGGTGCGCAGGGTATGCCCATCGCCATGGCCACTGGTTTGCTCGTACAGGGCGTAATTCGGCAGTAGACGCTCACACAGCGCTGCCATGAATGCTTGTTGGGCGGGCAGCGGCAGCAGTTGCAGCCGCTGATAGAATCCTTGGGGTTTAGCCACCATGCTGATGTCCTGAGTCACTCTGTTGGTGAAAATAAGTGGATGAAACTGAGTTGGCGAAACTGAGTTGGTGAATCGAACACGATGCGTTATCGTCGCACCCACGCGGCGGGCGACCCCCGCAACGCTTGATGTGCTCGGCCGGCGAGGAGATTACCATGCATATTCATCTGCTACAGCACGGCCCTGACCATGGCCCCGCCCGTCTGACCGACTGGCTTGAGAGTATGGGCCATAGTTACACCGTTTTTCATCTTTACGCGGGGGAACTCACGCCCCGCCCAGGGGAGAGCGATGCGCTCATCGTGCTAGATGGCGCGGATGCCCTATTTAGTGCCCCTCCCGCTTGGTATAAAGCGGAGCGCAAACTGATCAATCGCTACTTGGACGGTCAAAAACCTATTCTGGGCATTGGCCTCGGAGCGTTATGGATCGCGGAAGCGCTTGAGGCGGTCGTCGCCCCTGGCACCTACCCCGAAACCGGCTGGCATACCGTCACTCTAGCCCCGGAAAGCACCTTCGACCTGCCCGAGCAGTTTGAGGCCTTTATGTGGCACCGCCTGGTATTTAGCCTACCCGATGGCGCGCTACCATTAGGCGGCAGTGCCGCGTCCCCGCTGCAAGGGTTTAGCTGGGACGCAGGCCGCGTGGTGGGCCTGCTATGCCACATCGAGACGACTCAAGCGAGTCTCGCGCCGCTGCTCAACGCCTCCGGTCGGCCCACGGCCAAAAGCCCCGCCACGGGGCGCTTTGTGCAAACCGATGAGCAGATTCTAGAAGATCCCACGCGTTTTCAGCGCTTGGCACCGCTGCTGGATCGCGTCATGACCCAGTGGCTCAAACGCGCTTGATCCCCACCTTCGGCGGCCGCTAAGC from Halomonas meridiana encodes the following:
- a CDS encoding DUF4124 domain-containing protein, translating into MKTPALIALLVLMPLAAHAEIYKCVDNGHTTFQDSPCAGGNSETVNTNNLTIISVPAVSSRPAASLSANAPAFPRIAVPYRNQHQTALELRNSRVKTRARYPLRRGW
- a CDS encoding tyrosine-type recombinase/integrase; translation: MHHSLLQTALVIAFYSSLYFILCRPHTPCSLSEGYRGIKKLKIELPEGQLTHVLRHTFASHFMMNGGNILVLQQILGHQSITMTMRYAHFAPDHLEEAAKLNPLAMQG
- a CDS encoding oxidative damage protection protein; this encodes MSNTVFCRKYQQELPALPFPPLPGKQGQEIQATVSKQAWEEWQALQTRLINEKHLNMLEPEARAYLMDQMQRFLDNETTDQAEGYVPPSQA
- the mutY gene encoding A/G-specific adenine glycosylase; this translates as MADMPTPCLPAQEFQQRLLTWFDKHGRHDLPWQSPRSAYRVWVSEIMLQQTQVATVIPYFERFMARFPTLEALATAPQDDVLHHWTGLGYYARARNLHKAAQLAMDAYGGALPTDSVETLMALPGIGRSTAGAIIAQSTGQQAAILDGNVKRSLTRLHAVSGWPGKPAVERSLWALADYFTPTTRLADYTQAVMDFGATLCKRSKPDCLICPFNDVCRAYAQGEPQRYPESKPKKATPTRDTIMLLLRDPQGRVWLEQRPPSGLWGGLWSLPQFERHSELNDWLEDNTEAPERHAALPSFTHTFSHFKLMITPQPVTCERISGVRESGVWYDVNHPPALGLAAPVKSLLSQLAPFTLDPTPGP
- a CDS encoding AsmA family protein, whose translation is MKQLLRILLAAVGILAIVGVAAVVYVTTFLDPEDFKPRLTAVVEEQTGLNLALEGPITWSFYPRIGVSVEQARAWLPEQSQDDTAFAAINRAEVSVAFAPLLRGEIAVDGLTLDGMRLNLERNADGAGNWQPLLERLSEHNNESAETVLAPASAGPNADAGSLSVVLSIASVEVKDADIRYRDEQNQALWRVQPLNISGTNVNPVRSFPLKAMFTLTKHDRLDAEMLERAPDLSSEVNLETRLRLGLEDEQIIFENTQLTTHTRQGDASEPQQLSLKAAEVVARLADQQLSVTEGVLEAGLRHPENWQGSLALALAFGLETDFAAQTAQLKDVQLTGPDGLRVSGHLNVEQLLDAPQYSGQLTAAPFTLRPWMARTGVTLNTASEAALSDVALTSPVEGSLARIALPRLSLVVDDSTFTGDISAALDGTQLTFNLEGDTLNLDHYLPGPATAQQASRGLLRKAFAQSDEALLPQAWLSTLTLQGDLSVDQLLLAGLTFDDTQLALRGENGRHRLTAFESRFYEGELSATGQLDATGSVLEWQLAPNVSNVQVAPLIETFSEEEAPLRGRFNLEGALTTQGNRRDVLVSNLNGELNARLNDGAILRTNVSREMCELVAQLEGQQVDREWHPDTRFERFDATFQVRNGVVESDDLLITLPGIDVQGEGDFNLNSLNFTTQANARLVDTADAACQINPRLQQLPLPVRCEGHVGDDKTQWCRFDRTAFETSVVDLLRNEAGSRVEEELEERIDESIDRIDERLGEGAGQELRDGIRRLFN
- a CDS encoding acetyl-CoA sensor PanZ family protein codes for the protein MPVTLQYVDQARWEADEQVRIDLVRIYEDAPQERMPTPTVLPFIEQHLSGPHFFACAHFNDRLLGAVAVQAADDRAWWLSELCVRKTTRRRGVGSRLMALLGEQAKQEGRVLRIATTTLPLADRVLLSKLGYRPMADESSEPDLPATSEFVELDPQGKG
- the hisB gene encoding imidazoleglycerol-phosphate dehydratase HisB — translated: MSARIATVSRDTNETQITVSVNLDGEGRLNCDTGVPFLDHMLDQVARHGMVDLDIHAKGDLHIDDHHTVEDLGITLGQAFNEAIGDKRGIYRYGHAYVPLDEALSRVVIDFSGRPGLYMNVEFTRDTIGRMDTQLFWEFFQGFVNHARVTLHIDNVKGFNAHHQAETIFKAFGRALRMAVAEDPRMAGQMPSTKGSL
- the hisH gene encoding imidazole glycerol phosphate synthase subunit HisH; the protein is MTIAVIDYGMGNLHSVAKALEHVTHENVIITRDPRRILGATRLVLPGQGAIRDCVGELERTELRGLVDDVLSRQAKPLLGICVGQQMLMEHSEENGGVDCLGFFQGSVDRFPANMRDAQEQRLKVPHMGWNLVNQHHDHPLWAGIDNNEHFYFVHSYYVNAAEDAQVFGTTQYGSVSAHVAIGRDATFAVQFHPEKSSRAGLRLLENFVTWTP
- the hisA gene encoding 1-(5-phosphoribosyl)-5-[(5-phosphoribosylamino)methylideneamino]imidazole-4-carboxamide isomerase yields the protein MLVIPAIDLKDGQCVRLKQGRMDDATSYGDDPVAMAARWVEAGARRLHLVDLNGAFEGKPVNGEAVTAIARAYPNLPIQIGGGIRSAETIEHYLSAGVSYVIIGTKAVKEPEFVSEMCRAFPGHIIVGLDAKDGYVATDGWAEVSTVKATELAKRFANDGVSSIVYTDIARDGMMQGVNVDATAELAREGGLPVIASGGVTNLDDIRALCDVADSGILGAITGRAIYEGSLDVAEAQRLSDQLSGGHA
- the hisF gene encoding imidazole glycerol phosphate synthase subunit HisF; translation: MSLTKRIIPCLDVDAGRVVKGVNFVGIRDAGDPVEIAQRYNQQGADEITFLDITASHEDRATTVEMVERIAGEVFIPLTVGGGIRTCDDIRTMLNAGADKVSINTAAVTNPEFVREAAERFGSQCIVVAIDAKKVSKEGEPDRWEIFTHGGRRPTGLDAVEWAKKMVEFGAGELLLTSMDRDGTKIGFDLGVTHAISEAVSVPVIASGGVGNLDHLVDGVLKGGADAVLAASIFHFGEYTIPEAKRYMAERGIDMRL
- a CDS encoding YjaG family protein: MVAKPQGFYQRLQLLPLPAQQAFMAALCERLLPNYALYEQTSGHGDGHTLRTVLNLVWERLSVPNASIDFTRQAEKLAECEPPEGDESFGARRALDAVVSISALLDTLQGESPEAVLDVSRTSRAGVRAFIELTEGEVDAQALALIIRDHPLMEDENDFQDAVLEAVSGPINKTTLKEIRTLGRNNGISNLGLTLD
- a CDS encoding type 1 glutamine amidotransferase — translated: MHIHLLQHGPDHGPARLTDWLESMGHSYTVFHLYAGELTPRPGESDALIVLDGADALFSAPPAWYKAERKLINRYLDGQKPILGIGLGALWIAEALEAVVAPGTYPETGWHTVTLAPESTFDLPEQFEAFMWHRLVFSLPDGALPLGGSAASPLQGFSWDAGRVVGLLCHIETTQASLAPLLNASGRPTAKSPATGRFVQTDEQILEDPTRFQRLAPLLDRVMTQWLKRA